The Petrotoga mobilis SJ95 genomic sequence TATGTATTTATTATAACAAAAATTCGCTATTTTTTGAGGTTGAGTTTTTTAAAGATGATATAATAATATATGAACTGTTATACTTTGAAGAGGTGTTCTTTATGAGAATAAAAGTGCTTAACCCTGAAGTGGTAATGAAAATAGCGGCTGGAGAAGTTGTATCCGGCCCAAGCTCCGTAGTTAAAGAATTGGTAGAAAATTCTTTAGATGCCCAAGCAGATAGTATCACCGTTGAAATACTTGATGGTGGCAAATCGTTAATAAAAGTCGATGATAACGGAATTGGGATGGAAGAAGAAGAATTAGAATTATCTATACTTCCTCATACCACAAGCAAAATTTTCTCCATTGAGGATCTTTATAAACTAAAAACATTTGGTTTTAGAGGTGAGGCCCTTTCTTCAATTTCAAGGGTTTCTAGAATGAAAATGACCTCCAAACCACCCGAAAAAGAAGTTGGAACAATGTTGGAAATATTAGGTGGAAAAATAATAGAAAAAAAGAGAGTTAATTCATCAAATGGAACGAAAATAGAGATTATGGATCTTTTTTTCAACATTCCTGCACGCCGAAAATTTCTTAAAAGTGATTCTGCAGAAGGGAGATACGTTACAGAGATTATAGAAAAGTTTGCTTTTACGAACAACATTAACTTAACATACATCAGAGACCACAAAGAAATCTACAAATTCTCTTCAGATATGGATCTCATTACAAAATGTTTAAAAATATATCCTGAATTAAAAAGAGATGATCTTATAGAAATTGAACACAACGATTCATTGTGCAAAATATCTGGAGTTATTTCGCAACCAAAAGTTGGAAGAAATAACAGAACCGCCCAACACTTTTTTGTAAACAACAGGTATATTAAGGTAGCTTCACTCTACTCCGTCTTAGAGACGGGTTACGGCGAGATACTTGAAAAATCAATTCATCCTTATGGAATAATATTCATAGAAATACCACCAGATATGGTAGATGTAAATGTCCATCCTCAAAAACTGGAAGTAAAATTCACTGACGAACAGATGGTAGCTTCTTTACTGAAAAAAGTTGTAAGAGAGTCCCTAAAGAAGAATACTCATTTTACCATGGAATTCATAAATAGTAACGATACAATTGATTTAAATAAAAAAACTTCTTCATTTTCTGTTCAAAATTTATACAACAAGAACGAAAGTTCACAAAAAGTTGATTTTTCACAAAACCCTACAAATACAGATTATTTTGAAAACACAGACGAATTTTTCAATAACTCTGAAATAGAAGATCTTCAAGAAGAACAAA encodes the following:
- the mutL gene encoding DNA mismatch repair endonuclease MutL encodes the protein MRIKVLNPEVVMKIAAGEVVSGPSSVVKELVENSLDAQADSITVEILDGGKSLIKVDDNGIGMEEEELELSILPHTTSKIFSIEDLYKLKTFGFRGEALSSISRVSRMKMTSKPPEKEVGTMLEILGGKIIEKKRVNSSNGTKIEIMDLFFNIPARRKFLKSDSAEGRYVTEIIEKFAFTNNINLTYIRDHKEIYKFSSDMDLITKCLKIYPELKRDDLIEIEHNDSLCKISGVISQPKVGRNNRTAQHFFVNNRYIKVASLYSVLETGYGEILEKSIHPYGIIFIEIPPDMVDVNVHPQKLEVKFTDEQMVASLLKKVVRESLKKNTHFTMEFINSNDTIDLNKKTSSFSVQNLYNKNESSQKVDFSQNPTNTDYFENTDEFFNNSEIEDLQEEQNHFDNSYKLYEPSKTFDFKGFEYQKNQTFTPVEKINSLEKLRILGIVAERYLVVEGEDKLLLVDFHAAHERYIYEILRENVYEKGGLTSDLLLTPVIIALDEVRKGIILENKDHLEKLGIKLEEDEKEIIVKGLPSLVKIDDAERLIFEIADDLRISNFDQQPNILDKNLATMACRAAVKTRDNPTGMETLLNTIFEKKLLTCPHGRPIMIQITFKTLDKYFGRI